One bacterium genomic window carries:
- a CDS encoding DUF3185 domain-containing protein, producing MKTVTMIGIILIGLGLVGLIYGGITYTSNKEVVDLGPIELRVDEKKEIPFPPIFGAAAVAIGTVLIVVGRRKTA from the coding sequence TTGAAAACTGTGACGATGATAGGAATCATCCTAATTGGGCTCGGCTTAGTCGGGCTGATCTACGGAGGCATTACCTATACCTCCAATAAAGAAGTCGTTGACCTTGGACCAATTGAACTTCGGGTCGATGAGAAGAAAGAAATTCCGTTCCCGCCAATCTTTGGCGCCGCAGCGGTGGCGATTGGTACTGTCTTGATTGTTGTTGGACGGCGTAAGACGGCGTAG
- a CDS encoding DUF3494 domain-containing protein — MKKPNYVGKFTSLTMTMALLGLTLITGCSDDEPNGPAADTTAPTVLSTNPINGATGMALINVTFSESMSSSTIGLTSFTVKGPGATNVAGSVSYDAAHNRALFVPTNDLALSTVYTATITGTAKDQAGNAIANQYVWSFTTFDATIDQLPVVLESTVDFAVIAGSTIASTGATFIAGAVGLSPGTAVTGFPPGIMSGASHVGDPGSIQAKLDLTSAFASAAGRSSGVVTIAGNIGGMTLPSGLYKSTSGLEISSGDLTLDAKGNSSAIWIFQIASTLVTTTDRRVILSGGAKASNVYWQVGSSATLGATSSFSGIIMADQSITMNTGASLEGRAFARTGAVTLNGSTIVTPNP; from the coding sequence ATGAAGAAACCAAATTATGTTGGCAAGTTTACGAGCTTGACCATGACAATGGCTCTGTTGGGCTTAACGCTAATCACTGGCTGCAGTGACGACGAGCCAAATGGTCCGGCAGCCGATACAACGGCCCCAACGGTGTTGTCCACGAATCCCATTAACGGCGCAACCGGTATGGCACTCATTAATGTGACCTTCAGCGAATCGATGAGTTCTTCAACAATCGGACTGACATCGTTTACGGTGAAAGGCCCCGGTGCCACCAACGTCGCTGGTTCGGTCTCATATGACGCCGCACACAATCGCGCTCTATTTGTTCCGACCAATGACCTAGCGTTGTCAACTGTCTATACGGCAACCATAACTGGCACAGCGAAGGATCAAGCCGGCAATGCTATTGCCAATCAATACGTCTGGAGCTTCACCACATTCGATGCAACGATCGACCAACTTCCGGTAGTGCTGGAATCAACTGTTGATTTTGCAGTAATCGCCGGCTCGACCATTGCCAGTACCGGTGCAACCTTTATAGCGGGCGCAGTAGGGCTTAGCCCGGGAACGGCTGTAACCGGCTTTCCTCCCGGTATCATGTCAGGAGCCAGTCACGTCGGCGACCCAGGTTCCATTCAAGCAAAACTTGACCTGACCTCGGCTTTTGCCAGCGCGGCTGGACGGTCATCGGGTGTTGTTACAATCGCCGGTAATATCGGAGGCATGACATTGCCCTCCGGTCTCTACAAATCGACTTCCGGTCTTGAAATCTCATCCGGAGATCTTACTCTCGACGCCAAAGGAAACAGCAGCGCCATCTGGATTTTCCAGATCGCATCCACGCTTGTTACCACCACGGATCGCCGAGTAATTCTCAGCGGCGGTGCGAAAGCCTCCAACGTTTATTGGCAGGTTGGATCATCGGCGACGCTGGGAGCGACATCGTCCTTTTCTGGTATCATCATGGCCGACCAATCGATCACGATGAATACCGGTGCGTCGTTGGAAGGCAGAGCCTTCGCTCGAACCGGTGCAGTCACACTTAACGGAAGCACGATAGTTACGCCGAATCCGTAG
- a CDS encoding discoidin domain-containing protein: MICFKKTVLAVAIAMCQLLALSSAEAATYYVRVGGNNSSNGLTWATAWATPTYTNGRIGAGDTVLFGRGIYLNSQIVPPTGSTRTNMTYYLDSAYVANGSNGFSGLAQINGADVIPKASWAVYSGSVYRASWTGTGCDIEDGAGGQAYVGAQDGTLLEPQLSISGVNSPGEFYHDLATNRVYIQCFGNVNPNTVEIQVACKSPVKFNNTAQDNIYFGGLDIRMGKRAAVMFLAGSDSAIFRHCKLSRTSYCQTCNPAVIMSNQHGEVHDSTGNWDATYNRFNVFSSCSIGVAIAPEGEGTIAHRGSGFIGYDITETTFDSCVFHNLPGDGIEVKNSYASGTKRIVERLTVRFSKFDKIGGEGVNLYTNAYACSVYGSIFVDCDDAGILIGNSSPGNDDRGNHVIYNNTFYNCNAGLQVQSPYAANTGVFKYNVIYDIAAGPYGYSYHYDFRDNSSGLAISIDSNQIHEPSGSFSALWGGSSQTWSSWQSGGRDTRGTYSNPGLNTTTFETSATGSMNRTYGGRNWTRYGAIQSTSGGCTLPGVTTLTLPANGATGLALPVILDWSDVVTATSYQIQIDNNSDFSSPVSDLTSPISTYTAVSLTTGTLYWRVRAQNTCGWGNWSGGRTFAIVSCTAPVAPTLASPSNAATNLSQPITLDWNDVALATGYQIQVDNNSDFSSVTAAPTATASTYALSGLAAGTTFYWRVRAQNACGSGSYSGIRSFTTTCTLPAAPSFVSPANGVTNLTQPIALDWSDVAGATRYHVQVDNNSNFSSPAADNQPTTSTYSASSLTVGTVYYWRMRAQNACGWSVWSAARSFSTSCSLPSAPSFVSPANGVTNVAQPVVLDWSNVTGATLYQVQVDNNSDFLSTAADNQPSASTYSVSGLAGGTLFYWRMRAQNACGWGAWSAVRAFTTNSADAVPPVISNVIATNITSVSAVISWTTNEAATTQINYGATASYGTSTSLISTLTTNHEQVITGLGSLQSYHFRVRSRDAANNEAVSGDFVFNTVVDVGEGIMPTVSSTYPGYSAARLTDGNYNSRGGESTTWAALSATQAHWVEINLGASRTIQGVAVYWAWNPSQQKWMTSQQFRVQIWSGSAFSDVATSNNIVGDSCTFVEFATVATTRVRYFQPANMGAPTYATVAWLTEFDIFGASGPNSAPSVPTIVNLDDGAAGVASVAIEVLEKTAAVAGQGYTKLLGATSSVDPDGDAISYQFEIYANTDSSLVLKTTTISADSITTLWAVPTDLPSGKQYSWRARATDGVNWSDWSELSHFNTAAAGVCGDEDVSGAVDVRDAIYLLNYIFSGGALTVNGDVNCDQVVSVSDAVILLEFLFANGDEPCAKCGQ; encoded by the coding sequence ATGATCTGCTTCAAGAAAACTGTGCTAGCAGTGGCTATAGCCATGTGCCAGTTGCTTGCACTTTCCTCTGCTGAGGCCGCAACCTACTATGTTCGGGTCGGCGGCAACAATTCGAGCAACGGTCTGACTTGGGCGACCGCGTGGGCTACACCGACCTATACCAACGGTCGAATCGGGGCCGGCGACACGGTACTCTTCGGTCGTGGAATTTACCTAAACTCACAGATAGTTCCACCTACCGGAAGTACTCGCACAAATATGACCTACTACCTCGACTCCGCCTATGTCGCCAATGGGTCAAATGGTTTCTCCGGATTGGCCCAAATCAACGGCGCAGATGTTATTCCCAAAGCTAGCTGGGCTGTCTATTCCGGCAGTGTCTACCGCGCGTCGTGGACGGGAACCGGTTGCGACATTGAGGACGGCGCAGGCGGTCAAGCATACGTCGGTGCTCAAGACGGGACTCTGCTCGAACCGCAATTGTCAATATCGGGAGTCAATTCCCCGGGTGAATTCTACCACGATTTGGCAACTAATCGAGTTTATATCCAGTGCTTTGGCAACGTCAATCCGAACACTGTGGAAATTCAAGTGGCGTGCAAGTCGCCGGTGAAATTCAACAACACAGCTCAAGACAACATCTACTTCGGTGGACTCGATATCCGAATGGGAAAACGCGCCGCCGTGATGTTTCTTGCTGGCTCAGACTCGGCGATTTTTCGCCATTGTAAGCTTTCGCGCACTTCATATTGCCAAACCTGCAACCCTGCTGTGATTATGTCAAATCAGCATGGTGAAGTGCACGACTCTACCGGCAATTGGGACGCGACTTACAATCGTTTCAATGTCTTCAGCAGTTGTTCGATTGGAGTAGCGATAGCACCAGAAGGCGAGGGCACAATCGCCCACCGCGGTTCCGGCTTTATTGGATACGATATTACCGAAACGACATTTGACAGTTGCGTCTTCCACAATTTGCCCGGTGACGGCATTGAGGTAAAGAACTCCTATGCCTCAGGCACAAAACGAATCGTCGAGCGTCTTACAGTGCGATTCAGCAAGTTCGATAAGATTGGCGGCGAGGGTGTAAATCTGTACACCAACGCGTATGCATGTTCAGTGTACGGTTCAATATTCGTCGATTGCGACGATGCCGGAATTCTCATTGGAAACAGTTCACCCGGCAATGACGACCGCGGCAACCACGTCATCTACAACAACACTTTCTACAACTGCAATGCGGGACTCCAAGTGCAGTCTCCTTATGCCGCAAATACCGGAGTATTCAAATACAATGTCATCTATGACATAGCGGCAGGGCCTTACGGTTACTCTTATCACTACGACTTTCGAGACAACAGCTCCGGTCTGGCGATCTCGATTGATTCGAATCAGATCCACGAACCATCAGGATCGTTTTCGGCACTCTGGGGAGGCAGCAGTCAGACCTGGTCATCGTGGCAGTCGGGCGGTCGAGATACTCGCGGTACGTATTCAAACCCCGGGCTCAATACGACGACATTCGAGACTTCTGCTACCGGTTCAATGAACCGCACCTATGGAGGGAGGAACTGGACTCGGTACGGAGCGATTCAGTCCACTTCCGGCGGATGTACACTTCCCGGCGTCACAACTCTGACCCTGCCCGCTAATGGCGCCACCGGTTTGGCATTGCCGGTGATCCTTGACTGGTCCGATGTCGTAACAGCAACATCGTATCAAATCCAGATAGACAATAATTCTGATTTTTCGAGCCCGGTCTCTGACCTAACATCACCGATCTCAACATACACTGCCGTTAGCTTAACAACCGGTACTCTGTACTGGCGAGTTCGAGCGCAGAATACCTGCGGTTGGGGAAACTGGAGCGGAGGACGGACATTTGCTATCGTGTCGTGCACTGCGCCTGTTGCACCAACGCTTGCCAGTCCTTCGAACGCGGCGACCAATTTGTCGCAACCGATAACTCTAGACTGGAATGATGTCGCCCTGGCGACTGGCTATCAAATCCAGGTCGATAACAACTCAGATTTTTCGAGTGTGACTGCTGCGCCGACAGCGACGGCTTCTACGTATGCGCTCTCCGGGTTGGCTGCCGGAACCACATTCTATTGGCGTGTTCGTGCGCAAAACGCTTGCGGGTCGGGAAGCTACAGCGGCATCAGGTCGTTTACTACAACCTGCACATTGCCTGCTGCGCCATCGTTTGTATCGCCGGCAAATGGAGTTACGAATTTGACCCAGCCAATAGCGCTCGATTGGAGCGATGTCGCTGGCGCAACCCGATATCATGTGCAGGTCGATAACAACTCCAACTTCTCAAGTCCAGCGGCTGACAATCAGCCGACGACCTCAACCTATTCAGCTAGCAGTTTGACTGTTGGAACGGTGTACTACTGGCGAATGCGCGCTCAGAACGCGTGCGGCTGGAGCGTCTGGTCTGCCGCCAGATCGTTTTCGACGTCATGCAGTCTTCCCAGTGCGCCGTCTTTCGTGTCACCGGCCAACGGCGTAACTAATGTCGCTCAGCCGGTTGTGCTCGATTGGAGCAACGTGACTGGCGCAACCCTATACCAGGTTCAGGTTGACAACAATTCAGACTTCTTGAGCACAGCGGCCGACAATCAGCCGAGTGCTTCAACATATTCGGTGAGCGGTCTTGCCGGTGGAACTTTGTTCTATTGGCGGATGCGCGCTCAGAATGCTTGTGGTTGGGGTGCCTGGTCTGCGGTGCGAGCATTTACGACGAATTCCGCAGATGCCGTGCCACCTGTAATCTCGAATGTGATAGCGACCAATATCACCAGCGTATCAGCAGTGATTTCGTGGACAACCAATGAGGCGGCCACGACACAAATCAACTATGGCGCGACAGCTTCGTATGGCACATCGACAAGTCTCATTTCGACGCTGACGACTAACCACGAACAGGTGATCACCGGCCTCGGCTCGCTGCAGTCTTACCACTTCCGAGTGCGCTCTCGCGATGCCGCCAACAACGAAGCCGTCAGCGGCGACTTCGTGTTCAACACGGTCGTTGATGTGGGCGAGGGCATTATGCCTACGGTCTCGAGCACATACCCAGGTTACAGCGCAGCCCGTTTAACCGATGGCAACTATAACTCGCGCGGCGGCGAGTCAACCACATGGGCAGCGCTAAGTGCAACTCAGGCACATTGGGTCGAAATCAATCTCGGTGCGAGCCGGACGATCCAGGGAGTCGCTGTGTATTGGGCGTGGAATCCTTCGCAGCAGAAATGGATGACTTCACAGCAATTCCGCGTTCAGATTTGGAGCGGCTCTGCGTTCAGTGATGTCGCAACGAGTAACAATATTGTTGGCGACAGCTGCACATTCGTTGAATTCGCAACAGTTGCGACTACACGTGTGCGTTACTTTCAACCGGCGAATATGGGGGCGCCGACATATGCAACCGTAGCGTGGTTAACAGAGTTCGACATCTTCGGCGCAAGCGGACCGAATTCGGCACCCAGCGTACCGACGATCGTAAACCTGGACGACGGTGCAGCGGGAGTGGCATCGGTTGCGATAGAAGTTCTTGAAAAGACAGCGGCTGTGGCTGGTCAGGGTTACACTAAGTTACTCGGAGCAACGAGCTCAGTTGATCCTGATGGCGATGCGATCTCATATCAATTCGAGATTTACGCGAACACTGACTCAAGCTTAGTTTTGAAGACTACTACGATTTCGGCAGATTCAATTACTACGCTTTGGGCTGTCCCAACTGATTTGCCCTCTGGAAAGCAATACTCCTGGCGCGCAAGAGCTACCGACGGCGTCAACTGGTCCGACTGGTCGGAGCTGTCGCACTTCAATACGGCAGCCGCAGGCGTCTGCGGCGACGAAGATGTTTCCGGAGCGGTCGATGTCAGGGATGCAATCTATCTATTGAACTATATCTTCTCCGGAGGAGCACTAACAGTCAACGGAGATGTCAACTGTGATCAGGTAGTCAGCGTATCAGACGCGGTCATACTCTTGGAATTCCTCTTCGCAAACGGTGATGAACCGTGCGCGAAATGCGGCCAATAG
- a CDS encoding response regulator transcription factor: MPKIRVLLIEDNRLLREGITKMLNAEADMKVLASSGKGDTIEKAKELNPDVVLLDMGLKNQNSLVAVGVIKKQFPSTHVVVMDLVPAHAEVAEFVRAGVAGFILKDATLRDFLHTIRSVAKGVKILPPLMTSSLFSQIVDHAIQSGKTEKLLNSVKMTSREQDVIVHIAAGKSNKEISSELNIAVYTVKSHVHNILEKLALHSRLELATYAHTRGMERKSPSLSSDNGD, translated from the coding sequence GTGCCTAAAATTCGTGTTCTACTCATAGAAGACAATCGCCTTCTTCGAGAAGGTATTACAAAGATGTTAAATGCCGAGGCCGACATGAAAGTGCTCGCGTCTTCCGGCAAGGGCGACACCATCGAAAAAGCAAAAGAGCTGAATCCGGATGTCGTGCTGCTCGATATGGGGCTGAAGAACCAGAATAGTCTTGTGGCAGTCGGCGTGATAAAGAAGCAGTTTCCTTCAACTCACGTCGTTGTCATGGATCTGGTGCCGGCACATGCGGAGGTTGCTGAATTTGTTCGTGCCGGTGTTGCCGGTTTCATCCTCAAAGATGCCACACTTCGTGATTTCCTGCATACAATCAGATCAGTCGCGAAGGGCGTCAAGATTCTCCCCCCGCTGATGACCAGCTCCCTGTTTTCGCAGATTGTCGATCACGCAATTCAGTCGGGTAAAACGGAGAAGTTGTTAAATTCCGTCAAGATGACCAGCCGCGAACAGGATGTCATTGTTCACATAGCCGCCGGGAAAAGCAATAAGGAGATCTCCAGCGAACTGAATATTGCCGTCTACACGGTCAAGAGCCATGTACATAATATTCTGGAAAAATTGGCTCTGCATTCCCGCCTCGAATTAGCCACATACGCCCATACGCGCGGGATGGAAAGAAAGAGTCCGTCCCTATCGTCGGATAATGGCGATTAG
- a CDS encoding glycosyltransferase family 4 protein: MKRIAFIGNYSPRRCGIATFTTDLCEAIAADNEDTTCIALPVNDNSHGYEYPGRVRFELIERDIDSYRRAADFLNINDVNLVCLQHEYGIYGGKAGSHILALLRELRMPIVTTLHTILTDPDADQRRVLEEVAKLSDRLVVMSHRGKEYLSSIYNVSPDKVDFIPHGIPDVPFVDPSFHKDLFGVEGKMVLLSFGLLSSSKGIENVIEALPAILAVHPNVVYMVLGETHPHVKEVDGEAYRLSLQWLARERGVEANVIFHNRFVSLEELIEFIGAADIYITPYLNQAQITSGTLAYTLGAGKAVISTPYWYAEELLAEERGVLVPFRDPPAIAREVINLLNDEAARHAMRKRAYMFGREMTWPQVAQRYRETFEHARAGRRHFSRPGFTVKALDKHPGELPTLRLDHLRNMTDETGILQHAIFTIPNYHEGYTTDDNARALIVSALLEDVVNPEAFELASRYLAFVWYAYNAETGRFRNFMTYQRTWLEVTGSEDSHGRALWALGTVLGRSRAKALQSMAGWLFEKAVPAILDTTSPRAWAFALIGIHEYLRRFAGDRRAGQVQVELSHRLMDLYKRCRTDDWRWYEDGLTYCNAVLPHASLICGHSIQNREMIEVGLESLTWLADVQRATKGGHFVPIGSNGFYRKGGERARFDQQPVEGQAMVSACIEAYRITLDDKWRKEAQRAFEWFLGRNDLNLSIYDPTTGGCRDGLHPDRPNENLGAESTLAFLQSLLELRLAENTL, from the coding sequence ATAAAGCGTATCGCATTCATCGGTAATTATTCTCCGCGCCGTTGCGGTATAGCGACATTTACCACCGATCTGTGCGAAGCGATCGCCGCTGACAATGAAGACACGACCTGTATTGCGCTTCCCGTCAACGACAATAGTCATGGGTACGAATATCCTGGTCGTGTTCGGTTCGAACTGATAGAGCGGGATATCGACTCGTATCGCCGCGCCGCCGACTTCCTGAACATCAATGACGTGAATCTTGTCTGCCTGCAACACGAATATGGTATTTATGGAGGCAAAGCAGGCAGTCACATTCTGGCTTTGTTGCGGGAGTTGCGCATGCCGATTGTAACGACGCTGCACACGATCTTAACTGATCCGGATGCCGACCAGCGGCGGGTTCTTGAGGAAGTCGCAAAGCTATCGGATCGGCTCGTTGTCATGAGTCACCGGGGCAAAGAGTATTTGTCCAGCATCTACAATGTCTCACCGGATAAGGTCGACTTCATCCCTCATGGCATTCCTGACGTTCCCTTTGTTGACCCGAGTTTCCACAAGGACCTATTCGGCGTCGAAGGAAAAATGGTCCTGCTTAGTTTTGGACTGCTTTCTTCAAGCAAAGGAATTGAGAATGTTATCGAGGCACTGCCGGCAATACTGGCGGTGCATCCGAACGTGGTATATATGGTACTGGGTGAAACCCATCCTCATGTGAAAGAAGTTGATGGCGAGGCGTACCGGCTCTCGCTCCAATGGCTGGCTCGCGAGCGAGGCGTGGAAGCCAATGTCATATTTCATAATCGGTTCGTCAGTTTGGAAGAGCTGATTGAATTCATCGGAGCTGCGGATATCTACATTACTCCCTATCTCAATCAAGCGCAGATCACCTCGGGTACACTCGCATACACCCTTGGCGCCGGAAAGGCAGTCATATCGACACCGTATTGGTACGCCGAAGAATTATTGGCAGAGGAGCGCGGTGTTCTGGTGCCGTTTCGCGACCCGCCGGCAATCGCAAGAGAAGTCATCAACTTGCTGAACGACGAAGCGGCGCGTCATGCGATGCGAAAGCGCGCCTATATGTTCGGCAGAGAGATGACCTGGCCGCAAGTGGCGCAGCGCTACCGCGAGACATTTGAACACGCCCGCGCGGGTCGTCGCCATTTCAGCAGACCCGGCTTTACAGTCAAGGCCCTTGATAAGCATCCCGGTGAACTCCCGACATTGAGGCTCGATCACCTGCGAAACATGACGGACGAGACCGGCATCTTGCAGCACGCCATCTTCACGATACCAAATTACCACGAAGGCTACACCACCGATGACAACGCTCGTGCCCTCATCGTGAGTGCCCTATTGGAAGATGTCGTTAATCCGGAAGCATTCGAGCTGGCATCGCGATACCTTGCGTTTGTCTGGTACGCTTATAATGCCGAGACAGGGCGCTTTCGTAACTTCATGACGTATCAGCGAACGTGGCTGGAAGTGACCGGTTCGGAAGACAGCCATGGCCGTGCATTATGGGCTCTCGGAACGGTGTTGGGCCGCTCGCGAGCCAAGGCGTTGCAGAGTATGGCGGGTTGGTTATTTGAGAAAGCCGTGCCGGCGATTCTCGACACTACAAGTCCTCGAGCTTGGGCTTTTGCGCTGATCGGCATCCATGAATACTTGCGGCGCTTCGCCGGAGACCGTCGCGCCGGACAGGTTCAAGTGGAGCTATCGCATCGGCTGATGGATTTGTACAAACGCTGTCGTACCGACGATTGGCGTTGGTACGAAGACGGACTTACGTACTGTAATGCAGTTCTGCCACATGCCTCACTGATTTGCGGACATTCGATTCAGAATAGGGAGATGATAGAAGTTGGACTCGAGTCCTTGACGTGGTTGGCAGACGTTCAGCGCGCCACCAAAGGCGGGCATTTCGTTCCAATCGGATCCAACGGTTTCTACCGCAAAGGCGGTGAGCGGGCGCGTTTCGACCAGCAGCCAGTGGAGGGTCAGGCCATGGTATCGGCTTGCATTGAGGCATACCGAATTACTTTGGACGATAAGTGGCGCAAGGAAGCGCAACGCGCCTTCGAATGGTTCTTGGGGCGCAACGACCTAAATCTATCAATCTACGATCCAACAACCGGCGGTTGTCGCGATGGTTTACATCCCGATCGACCGAATGAAAATCTCGGCGCGGAATCGACTCTTGCATTCCTCCAGTCTCTGCTGGAATTGCGCTTAGCAGAGAACACCCTTTAA
- a CDS encoding GAF domain-containing protein, with amino-acid sequence MYTSIDEKLRFELMISELCSAFVSVAADKVDDEINRWLAFVITTLGVDRCTLFQITEDDSTGVLTHTWAARKSLALEPSAIAELREGVYVLPWSVEQLLRGDHIVFSSMNELPPSATEDREFFESSGTKSNVTLPMSVGGSLIGAIAFSTVRLEIKWSEELIGRLRMVTHVFASALARKRADLELKSSYDRYQTLFESASDAIIVLKDNVIVECNGNSVAMFKCANKSEIIGHKPCELSTEKQVDGESSFEKMSRLADVALSGIPQQFYWKCQRKDESIFDAEISLNTFKVSGQSLLLAIVRDVTLHISAKEILKEANDRLQSEREMLAEKNAALRAILSQIEQQRLEYEEQVCASLKNMFAPSLKKLRTGDGKLSNKDLTKLEDAFESLVGQGVSTFKENYAKLSPRETEVCRLIAEGRSSKEISETLNVAPQTIHKHREIIRRKLKIQNLEINLPTYLRNKS; translated from the coding sequence ATGTACACATCAATAGACGAGAAACTTCGATTTGAGCTGATGATCTCCGAATTATGCTCGGCGTTTGTAAGCGTAGCGGCGGACAAGGTTGACGACGAGATCAACCGCTGGCTGGCATTCGTTATCACCACGCTGGGCGTGGACCGTTGCACGTTGTTTCAGATCACCGAAGATGATAGTACCGGTGTTCTCACACATACATGGGCTGCGAGAAAATCACTCGCCCTGGAACCAAGTGCGATAGCTGAACTTCGCGAAGGCGTGTATGTGTTGCCTTGGAGCGTCGAGCAGTTACTGCGCGGAGATCACATAGTGTTTTCTTCGATGAACGAGCTGCCGCCAAGCGCAACCGAGGACAGAGAATTCTTTGAGTCGAGCGGTACAAAATCCAACGTAACTCTGCCGATGTCGGTCGGAGGCAGTCTGATTGGCGCCATAGCTTTCAGCACGGTTCGGTTGGAGATCAAGTGGTCGGAGGAGTTGATCGGGCGACTCCGGATGGTCACACATGTGTTTGCCAGCGCCCTTGCGCGCAAACGGGCAGATCTCGAGTTGAAGTCTTCATACGACAGGTATCAGACCCTTTTTGAATCCGCCAGTGACGCGATCATTGTCTTGAAAGATAATGTAATTGTCGAGTGCAATGGAAACAGCGTGGCGATGTTCAAGTGTGCAAACAAATCGGAAATCATCGGTCATAAGCCTTGCGAATTGTCCACTGAGAAACAAGTCGACGGCGAGTCTTCATTTGAAAAGATGAGTCGACTTGCGGATGTTGCCTTAAGTGGAATCCCGCAGCAATTCTACTGGAAATGTCAGCGAAAAGACGAATCCATTTTTGACGCGGAGATCTCGCTTAATACTTTCAAAGTATCGGGCCAGTCATTGTTATTGGCGATCGTGCGGGATGTTACGCTGCACATCTCGGCGAAGGAGATTCTGAAAGAGGCGAATGACCGGCTGCAGTCCGAAAGAGAGATGTTAGCCGAGAAGAACGCCGCTCTGCGGGCAATCCTATCCCAGATCGAGCAACAACGACTTGAGTACGAGGAGCAAGTTTGCGCCAGTCTCAAGAACATGTTTGCTCCTTCACTCAAGAAACTCCGCACTGGAGATGGCAAACTCAGCAATAAGGATCTCACAAAACTCGAAGATGCCTTTGAGTCACTTGTAGGGCAAGGGGTGAGTACTTTCAAAGAAAATTACGCCAAATTGTCGCCGCGCGAAACCGAAGTTTGCAGGTTGATAGCTGAAGGCAGAAGCTCTAAGGAGATATCGGAGACGCTGAATGTTGCTCCGCAGACCATTCATAAGCATCGCGAGATCATCCGGCGCAAACTCAAAATCCAGAATCTGGAAATCAATCTGCCGACCTACCTTCGCAACAAATCATAA
- a CDS encoding glycosidase encodes MSNTHPELLQRHKLNPILTAANWPYPINSVFNPGATLLPNGETLLLCRVEDRRGLSHLCAARSANGVDGWRIDPEPTMASDPENYPEEIWGIEDPRITFVPELNQYIVVYTAFTRDGPGVALATTDDFHSFKRYGVIMPPDDKDATLLPHRIDGRWALIHRPVSSPRAHMWISYSPDLIHWGDHKIMMEARRGGWWDANKIGLSPPPIETPKGWLVLYHGVRHTAAGAIYRLGLALFDLKKPELCLKRGGQWIFGPEQPYELHGDVGNVVFPCGYTILSDGDTVHFYYGAADTSIALATGSISAMLEWLENDS; translated from the coding sequence ATGAGCAACACACATCCTGAACTATTGCAACGACACAAACTCAATCCAATCTTAACCGCAGCTAATTGGCCATATCCAATCAACAGCGTGTTTAATCCAGGCGCCACGTTACTTCCCAATGGAGAGACGCTGCTATTGTGCCGTGTCGAGGATCGCCGCGGTCTGTCACATCTTTGTGCAGCTCGTTCAGCCAACGGAGTGGACGGTTGGCGAATTGATCCAGAACCGACGATGGCGTCGGATCCGGAAAATTATCCCGAAGAGATTTGGGGAATTGAGGATCCGCGGATTACCTTTGTTCCGGAATTGAATCAGTACATAGTGGTCTACACCGCCTTCACGCGCGATGGCCCGGGCGTTGCTCTGGCTACTACCGATGATTTCCATAGTTTCAAACGTTACGGGGTTATCATGCCTCCGGACGACAAGGACGCTACCTTGTTGCCGCACCGCATCGACGGCCGCTGGGCGCTGATCCATCGACCGGTTAGTTCGCCGCGGGCTCATATGTGGATTTCATATTCTCCTGATCTGATTCACTGGGGGGATCACAAGATAATGATGGAGGCTCGCCGCGGTGGATGGTGGGATGCCAACAAGATCGGCCTATCACCGCCGCCGATCGAAACTCCGAAGGGGTGGCTGGTGCTGTACCATGGCGTGAGGCATACAGCGGCGGGAGCAATCTATCGACTCGGCTTGGCACTGTTCGATTTGAAAAAACCCGAACTGTGTCTCAAGCGAGGCGGCCAGTGGATCTTCGGCCCGGAACAACCGTACGAACTTCACGGCGACGTCGGCAACGTGGTGTTCCCTTGCGGTTACACGATTCTCAGCGACGGCGACACTGTTCACTTTTATTATGGCGCAGCGGATACGAGCATTGCACTGGCAACAGGCAGTATATCAGCCATGTTGGAATGGTTGGAGAACGACTCGTGA